The following proteins are co-located in the Salvelinus sp. IW2-2015 linkage group LG36, ASM291031v2, whole genome shotgun sequence genome:
- the scel gene encoding sciellin isoform X1: MSYSYSKSSYSTSTAKSSSPSQAIEDPKKKTSLLKDRSWIRSNADQEEAVDQDPNFGRVVLNKYRSNEALDSAEPADSKSPQTTTTKTLSSVEALKKRFGGSQDELSKGSTLPSTYGRTSTSYTKSTSPPKSDSLKTTTVSKTTVTEEPKKTSTTTTITTKGGTTTETTISTSQSVSRSPVVKSPTTNTESFTDRVFNSRKGTENQLVSSLKPTSVKTEYLIPDSTTSVSKTDTVTQKTTKRESTSGDGRKKPPPAPKRTSSKTEDDLFDSLLPTSMNSRYSSPASTTTITNKEVVTVDSPKGDVKTVKSPTSTTRTITSSYSRSDDVSSTRSSSHTISSLPSEDYTSTNTRKSYSSNPDNSVSVTSPMVYTTSTTYKDSSRADDDLFDSLMSKSTKTVYSTPESPSRTVLERDLCSYCRKPMSSDPKMVLEDMKINCHTTCFKCEVCSSDLGHLKAGDSMWVYRRTVHCERCFEVTREKWHR, from the exons ATGTCTTATTCCTACTCCAAGAGTTCTTACTCTACCAGTACCG CTAAGAGCAGCAGTCCCAGCCAGGCGATTGAGGACCCCAAGAAGAAGACTTCTCTGCTAAAGGACAGAAGTTGGATCAGGAGCAACGCAGATCAGGAAGAAGCAGTCGA CCAGGATCCAAACTTTGGCAGAGTGGTTCTGAACAAATACCGGTCCAATGAGGCTCTTGACAG TGCTGAGCCTGCAGACTCAAAATCCCCTCAAACGACAACCACCAAGACATTGTCCTCCGTAGAGGCCCTAAAAAAGAG ATTTGGTGGGAGTCAGGATGAATTGAGCAAGGGCAG CACCCTGCCTTCAACTTATGGACGTACTAGCACATCCTACACAAAAAG TACCTCACCACCGAAGTCAGATTCTCTCAAGAC AACCACTGTCTCTAAAACAACAGTCACAGAGGAACCTAAGAAAACAAG CACCACAACAACTATCACCACCAAAGGTGGAACAACTACCGAGACTACCATCTCCACAAGCCAGAGTGTGAGCAG ATCCCCAGTTGTGAAATCGCCCACCACCAACACTGAGAGCTTCACCGATCGGGTCTTCAACTCCAGAAAAGG GACTGAGAATCAGCTAGTCAGTAGTCTGAAACCAACATCCGTCAAAACTGAATACTTGATCCCAGACAG CACGACAAGTGTCTCCAAAACAGACACTGTGACACAGAAAACCACTAAAAGGGAAAGCACTTCTGG AGATGGCAGGAAGAAACCCCCCCCTGCCCCAAAGAGGACTTCCTCAAA GACTGAGGATGACCTCTTTGATTCTCTCCTGCCGACATCCATGAACTCTCGCTACTCCTCCCCTGCCAG CACTACAACCATCACCAATAAAGAAGTTGTCACTGTGGACAGCCCCAAAGG GGATGTCAAAACTGTGAAATCTCCGACCTCGACAACTAGGACCATCACCAG CTCCTACAGTAGGAGTGACGATGTCTCCTCTACCAGGTCCTCTTCCCACACCATCAGCTCCTTGCCAAG TGAGGACTACACCTCAACCAACACCCGTAAAAGCTACTCCAGCAACCCAGACAACAG TGTCAGTGTCACCAGCCCCATGGTCTACACCACGTCTACTACCTACAAGGACAGCAG CCGGGCTGATGACGATCTGTTCGATTCTCTCATGTCAAAATCCACCAAGACGGTGTATTCTACTCCTGAAAG TCCCTCTAGGACTGTTTTGGAGAGAGACCTGTGCTCTTACTGCCGTAAGCCCATGAGTTCCGACCCCAAGATGGTGCTGGAGGATATGAAGATCAACTGCCACACTACCTGCTTTAAG TGTGAGGTGTGTAGCAGTGACCTGGGCCATCTCAAGGCAGGGGACAGTATGTGGGTCTACAGACGCACCGTGCACTGTGAGCGCTGCTTCGAAGTCACCAGAG aAAAATGGCATCGTTGA
- the scel gene encoding sciellin isoform X2, with translation MSYSYSKSSYSTSTAKSSSPSQAIEDPKKKTSLLKDRSWIRSNADQEEAVDQDPNFGRVVLNKYRSNEALDSAEPADSKSPQTTTTKTLSSVEALKKRFGGSQDELSKGSTLPSTYGRTSTSYTKSTSPPKSDSLKTTTVSKTTVTEEPKKTSTTTTITTKGGTTTETTISTSQSVSRSPVVKSPTTNTESFTDRVFNSRKGTENQLVSSLKPTSVKTEYLIPDSTTSVSKTDTVTQKTTKRESTSGDGRKKPPPAPKRTSSKTEDDLFDSLLPTSMNSRYSSPASTTTITNKEVVTVDSPKGDVKTVKSPTSTTRTITSSYSRSDDVSSTRSSSHTISSLPSEDYTSTNTRKSYSSNPDNSVSVTSPMVYTTSTTYKDSSRADDDLFDSLMSKSTKTVYSTPERTVLERDLCSYCRKPMSSDPKMVLEDMKINCHTTCFKCEVCSSDLGHLKAGDSMWVYRRTVHCERCFEVTREKWHR, from the exons ATGTCTTATTCCTACTCCAAGAGTTCTTACTCTACCAGTACCG CTAAGAGCAGCAGTCCCAGCCAGGCGATTGAGGACCCCAAGAAGAAGACTTCTCTGCTAAAGGACAGAAGTTGGATCAGGAGCAACGCAGATCAGGAAGAAGCAGTCGA CCAGGATCCAAACTTTGGCAGAGTGGTTCTGAACAAATACCGGTCCAATGAGGCTCTTGACAG TGCTGAGCCTGCAGACTCAAAATCCCCTCAAACGACAACCACCAAGACATTGTCCTCCGTAGAGGCCCTAAAAAAGAG ATTTGGTGGGAGTCAGGATGAATTGAGCAAGGGCAG CACCCTGCCTTCAACTTATGGACGTACTAGCACATCCTACACAAAAAG TACCTCACCACCGAAGTCAGATTCTCTCAAGAC AACCACTGTCTCTAAAACAACAGTCACAGAGGAACCTAAGAAAACAAG CACCACAACAACTATCACCACCAAAGGTGGAACAACTACCGAGACTACCATCTCCACAAGCCAGAGTGTGAGCAG ATCCCCAGTTGTGAAATCGCCCACCACCAACACTGAGAGCTTCACCGATCGGGTCTTCAACTCCAGAAAAGG GACTGAGAATCAGCTAGTCAGTAGTCTGAAACCAACATCCGTCAAAACTGAATACTTGATCCCAGACAG CACGACAAGTGTCTCCAAAACAGACACTGTGACACAGAAAACCACTAAAAGGGAAAGCACTTCTGG AGATGGCAGGAAGAAACCCCCCCCTGCCCCAAAGAGGACTTCCTCAAA GACTGAGGATGACCTCTTTGATTCTCTCCTGCCGACATCCATGAACTCTCGCTACTCCTCCCCTGCCAG CACTACAACCATCACCAATAAAGAAGTTGTCACTGTGGACAGCCCCAAAGG GGATGTCAAAACTGTGAAATCTCCGACCTCGACAACTAGGACCATCACCAG CTCCTACAGTAGGAGTGACGATGTCTCCTCTACCAGGTCCTCTTCCCACACCATCAGCTCCTTGCCAAG TGAGGACTACACCTCAACCAACACCCGTAAAAGCTACTCCAGCAACCCAGACAACAG TGTCAGTGTCACCAGCCCCATGGTCTACACCACGTCTACTACCTACAAGGACAGCAG CCGGGCTGATGACGATCTGTTCGATTCTCTCATGTCAAAATCCACCAAGACGGTGTATTCTACTCCTGAAAG GACTGTTTTGGAGAGAGACCTGTGCTCTTACTGCCGTAAGCCCATGAGTTCCGACCCCAAGATGGTGCTGGAGGATATGAAGATCAACTGCCACACTACCTGCTTTAAG TGTGAGGTGTGTAGCAGTGACCTGGGCCATCTCAAGGCAGGGGACAGTATGTGGGTCTACAGACGCACCGTGCACTGTGAGCGCTGCTTCGAAGTCACCAGAG aAAAATGGCATCGTTGA